The sequence ATTTATACCCTGTGTTAGTTCTGACCCTTGGTTAAATGTAACTGTAACAATATAATTGCGTAGGATTCGTTGAGTTTAAATTCAGTTTTAAAGGGACAACTGAAAGAATCCCCAGACAAATGATGATTCAAATCACAGTAGACCCCCAAACCCGAAACCTAAAATAGTTAAGTTCCCTACTATCCCTACTATATCTATATTTATCACCTTGTCCGAAAACAATTTTAAAAATCAATTTGATGTTTTAGTTGTGGGTGCTGGTGCAGCTGGATTGTATACCGCCCTTTGTTTACCCCAAAATTTACAAGTTGGTTTAATTACTAAAGAAACTATTTCTTTATCCGCTAGCGAATGGGCACAAGGAGGTATTGCAGCAGCAGTTTCTCCCCAAGATTCTCCACAGTTACATGTTGAAGATACGATAGTTGCAGGTGCTGGCTTATGCGATCGCTCTGTCGTTGAATTCCTTGCCGAAAAAGCCTCTGACTGTATTCAATCTTTAGTTGATTTAGGTGTATCTTTTGACCGTAAAGGTTCTGAATTAGCTTTAACTTTAGAAGCTGCCCATTCTCGCCACCGAGTTCTTCATGCTGCCGATACCACTGGTTCCCAAGTAGTTACGACTTTAAGCGCTCAAGTATTAAAACGCCAAAATATTAAAATTATTCAGCAGGCTTTAGCATTAAATTTATGGTTACACCCAGAAACTAAAAGAACCCAAGGCATAAGCCTGTTTTTTCAAAATGAAGTTATATGGATACGAGCCGGTGCAGTAGTGCTAGCAACAGGTGGGGGAGGTCAAGTTTTTGCTCAGACAACCAACCCAGCGATTAGTACTGGTGATGGCGTGGCTATAGCTTGGCAAGCTGGAGCAATTCTTAGAGACTTAGAGTTCATGCAGTTTCATCCTACAGCTTTAACTAAACCAGGTGCTGACAGGTTTTTAATCAGCGAAGCTGTAAGGGGTGAAGGAGCGCACTTAGTTGATAATCAAGGACGACGATTTGCATTTGACTATCATCCATCTGGCGAACTAGCGCCCCGAGATATAGTTAGCCGAGCCATTTTCACTCATTTGCAAAACACCGAGGAAGATCCTACTACCGCCAATGTTTGGCTGGATATGCGCTCTATTTCTCCCGAAAGAATTCGTTATCGATTTCCCAACATAGTTAAAGTTTGTCAGCGTTGGGGTATCGATGTATTTTCAGAACCCATTCCCGTGGCTCCCGCAGCTCATTATTGGATGGGTGGAATTCAAACAGATTTGATGAATCGTACTAGTATTCCGGGTTTATACGCAGTTGGAGAAACAGCCAGTACTGGAGTTCATGGAGCGAATCGTTTGGCTAGTAACTCTCTACTAGAATGCATAGTTTTTGGCGCTCAGATGTCTAATCTTAAGATAGAAGAAACTGGATTCGATCAAAATCAACCTCTTTCTTCAGATAGGTTTGAAATTGAATCCAAAGATACAAAACGTGAGTTGAAGTTTCTGCAAGAATTACGAAATGAAATACCGCGCTTGGTTTGGCAGGCTGCTGGAATCTGTCGGGAACAGTCAAGTTTGGATCGAGCTGTTCAGAACGTAGAATCTTGGCAGCAAGAATTTGCTAACCTCAAAATCAGTAAATTTTTATCTTGTTTGCATCCACCTAATTCAGTCATTTTTGAATCTGACAATGCTCAGAAAATGGTATTGGTATGGACGCAAGTGCGTAACTTACTCGATATTGCTTATTTAATTCTTAAAAGTGCTGCCTTTAGAACTGAAAGTCGAGGCGGACATTATCGTTTGGACTATCCCCAGTCAAATGCGGATTGGCAAGTCCATACGCTGGTACAAGATAATCATTGGTGGAAAGAGCCTGTGAGTGATAATTGAAAAAGCAGAATACTTCAAAACTGCGTTCTGCTGTAACCAAGTAACTCAGCTTGCTCGTTCAAATAAAGTAGTTAAATCATCGCGTACCGCTACCATAAGCAGTTGCAGGGCGACCAAAATTAGGTGGCTGATATGTTCGCGAATCTGGAAAATTTTCTTTAAATTCATTTACCCTAGTGCGCGAACCCGGAATTGTATAGTTAGGAACGACGCTATTTAGGGTTGAAGCCGCATCAGCGATTTTAGGAATTATTAAAGAAGCTCCCACAATCAGAAATATTGCGCTGCCAATTCTTAAACTGCTTTCTAAGATGCTTCCTGAATTCATTTGAGTATTCATAAAATTAAACAAGTATATTTTTATGCAGATTTAAACTTAATACACTTGAACTTCAAGCTATTATCTAGTTAAAATTTGTCTCTTCTTCATAAATCTACGTAGAATTACATAGAGTTATTTCTCTGTAAAACTTGAATCTAAAGAAAGAAAAAAGTCTCAGAATCTAAACATTGTCTTAATAAGTAGTATTACTAATGAATGCTTATCGCCATCTGCCCTAAGTTAGACCTAATGCATAAATTTACTCAAATTAGCTGTCTGCTGAAAATTTTCTTTAAATTATCTTAATCTTTTACGTACTATCACGAAGTATTTCGGCTGACAATATGTAATTAATACGGATATTTATTTAAAATTGGTTATACCTCAATTTCTCTTTATCAGAGAAAATAACTAAAAATTATTTATCTATGTTGCCACTTTGGCATATTTTTACGAAACTTCATATTTGTTCATAAATATATTCGTAATTGCACTTGAGTTGAAGCACTTACGATCCGTAATAAACCTTAAGCCACTTTTCTCTATCAAACTGATTAAGTCTACAGGTTGAGTGCTGCAAGTTCCCGATAGATCTTTATATAGATGAAGGTATATTCCTTTATATAGATGCAGGTATATTTGAGGAATTACGGTTTTTACTGTAAAAAAGTCAAAACTAGATTAACTTATAGTGACTTTATATACTGACTATTGTTTCAGTAGGCTGAAAAATTATTCGGCGAATTGATGACGATTTTTTCCTAAACGTTTAGCGCGATACATTGCAATATCGGCTTTTTTAAGTAACTTTTCTGGGTTGTTAGCAGTGTGTGGATAGATGCTAATGCCGATACTAGCGGAAACTCTAGCACTATGACCTTCTAGAGTGATAGGTTCAGTAACACTCTTAAGGATTTTATCTGCGATTTTTGCTGCTACTTGCCGGTGAGGAATTCTTCGTAAAATTATAGTGAACTCATCCCCACCCAATCGCGATACAGTATCGCTGCCACGCAGGCAATTGCCGAGTCTTTGAGCAACCGTAACTAATAAAAGGTCGCCCATTTCGTGTCCTAAAGAATCGTTTATCTGTTTAAACCCATCTAGATCTACAAACAGTAACGCTACCAAATAATTACTATTATCAGCCCAACACAAAGACTCATGCAGTTCTTCAGCAAAAGCTTTACGATTTGGTAAACCCGTCAAAGCGTCGTGATAGGCGATATAGCGTAAACGATCTTCTTTAAGTTTTAACTCGTCATTGGAGCGAGAAAGTTCATCGGCAGTACGCTTCAATTCGTCTTCCAAGAGTTTGCGTTTGGTGATATCGCGAGTCACCCCAACCAAAAATAAGTTTCCTGCCGCATCTCTATGAAGCGAACGTTTGGTAGCGATGAAATGAACTTCATTACTCGTATCCGTAAGTTTCTCCTCATTTTCAAGCAGTTCTTGGGTTCTAAAAACATATTCATCTTTTTCCCGGAAAGCATCTGCTTCATGCTTAGGGAACAAATCATAATCACATTTATCTAACAACTCATCTTTTGAACAGCCAATTAATTCACTAAAAGCATCGTTAAGCACAATCCATTGATGTTTCTCGTTCTTAACAAAAATTGGATCTGCAACTGTATTAATTACTTGCTGTAAAAACTCTTTAGAGCGTTTGAACTCTTCCTGACTATGAGCAATTTGGGCAGTAACAAAAACGACTGAAGCAATATAGGTTATCAATGTGGGAATTAACGGTATCCACCAGCCATTTAAGAATAAAAGATAAGAATTACCCGTTAACAGAGAACACAGCAATAAAACCCATAAAAAGTTGGCGACATAACTTCTAAATTGCCATCGAATTATTGCTCCCATATAAGCCCATATTCCAATCCACAAGTATTCTATAGGTTCAGACCAAACTCTCATTAACTGCCTACCTTCTAAAGCAGCAGAAATAATTTCATGGGTAAAATAAGCTTGCAATTCTACACCAGGAATCGCTTGTAGTTCTTGACCCATAAAACGATTAGAGTAGGGAGTTAATTTTAAATCTGGTAAACTCGCCGCTGTGTAACCAATTAGTATAATACGGTCTTTAATCCAATTTTCAGGGACATTCCCAGCTAATACTTTCTCTACATTTAATTTACGAAAACCATAGGGTTTTCCATCACAACCTTGTTTGCAAGCCGGTTTAGGAAAATTAGATAAAAATTGGTAGCCGCCATTATCGGCGTTTACATATCCACCGTCATTTGGTTTAAATCTAATAAATTTAGCTTTACCTAATTGTAAATATTGAGAATTTTTCGCCTGTTTCGGGACAATATTTTCCGATTTCAAATACAATAGAGCTAATTTTAAAGCAAAGCTCTCATATGTTTTGCCGAAGTAGGCGTACAACAAACCACGGCGCACTTTACCATCAGCGTCTTGTATTGTATTGTTAATACCTATCTTATCTTTTTCCTTCAATAAGGGTGGCGCTTTAACATGACTATTTTGATTATTTTGACTATCTGGAAGTAACTCAATTCCTACTAAATTCGGCATTGATTCAAATACTTCATTAAGTTTATCTGTTCCAGGTGGTACCGCTAAATCCCTATAGATATCTAGACCAATAGCACGAGGTTGATAATCTTGTATTTTTAGTAATAATTCAGCCAGTTTACTATCAGAAATTGGCCAATAATTAAAATTGCGTAAAGATTTTTCATCCATAGCCACTATAGTAATTCTCTCTTGAAGAGATTCAACTTGACGCAATTGAAAAAAATTGTCTAAAGCAGTCAGTTCTAATGATTGTAATAATCCCAAAAATCGCAATATAATTACGCAGGATAGTACAATAGAAGCAGTAATTAATTCTCTATGTTTCCTAAAAAAACTCTGTTGCAGTGGAAATATATATTGTTGTAAATTTGCGATCGGCTTTTTTCTAATTCCCATTAGTCTTTCGGGAGAAAAATTTTCTAGTTAAGAATTCGCTATATAACCATCAATACTTTTTAGTTATTAATAATTGGTAGTTAGATAGTTGATAAAGTTGAAATCAGTATCTAAATATAATCAATCCAATTGCAGTACGCATCAAATTTATTTAGTTTTAAGTGAGTTAGCATTGTTAAATCTAACTATAGGAATCCGTTTTGATTTCTGAATAACTCGTTGCGGCTAGGGAATAGGGAATAGGGAACAGAAAATGTACTGAGTATTTTTCAAAATTCAAACAGGATTGCTATATGTGTTTGAATTTTGAAACTGAGTGTTCGCTCTCATGGAAAACATGCATCTTCACACATGTTTTGAATTATTTGGTTTTATTTACAGATTTAGATTTATTGATGCATACCTATTTAGTAATTTACTAAATTTTCTAGAGTTGTTTTGCCTGGGTATGGTTCCCTAATACAGTTAGCTTCTTTTGCATCTAGTACGGTTTACCAAGCAATAGTAAGCGTTATTTTTCGCCGAGAATAATCATTAGTGCAAGCACTGATATTACATAATTAAAGGGTACTTAAAAAAACATGCTATCCGCAAGTGTGGAATTAAAATATATTAATTTAAATATTAATTTTAGGATGGGAACAATTAGAAATTGTCATTGCAAAGGGAAGAAGGTGTGGGTAAGCAATGATAGGGGCTAGAGAGATTGCTTCGCGTAGTTAACAATGCGTGTATGGGTAAAATAGAAGGTATTGTCCTTAGTTTTGCTTAATTATTAAATTTCTAATATATAGATACAGCGCTTTGCAGCTAAATGAAGTGCGGTTATCATATCATAAAACTCTTTTGGGATAGATTAGATATTCCTTAGCATCAGAATATACTTTACTAATCTAAGATTTGCTTTGTTGCTAAGATGAAATTTGCAATTGGATATCAAAAATAAAAAGCCACCTGAAGCAAATACCCCAAGTGGTTGAGAGTTCTATTTTGCTGTAATTTTTCAAACAATCAGCTAACTATATTAACGACGTAGGTAATACTTAAAATTGGTTGGACCTTCATAACCAGAAGCTTTTGCTAACTCCTCAAGGCTTTGTGCTCCTGTATATGTTTTTCCTTTGATCTTCCAGGTAGGATAGCTTTGAATGCCAGCTGCCCTACATTCGGGTTTTTGAGCATTGGGATTATCCGCAGGAGCGCAATCCGTATAAGGAACTTCTTTATAAGCTTCCTTGCCAAACAATAATTTTTGGTCATGACAGTGAGGACACCACCAAGCAATATATTCTTGGGCACCAATATCTTTGAGGTGACGTGCTAGTGCAATTTCTGCTTCCCCAGAAGTAGTGGTAATTTCCCAGCCAATTCCTGGTTTGGGATTTTCTTTAGGAACAAAATTTATTGCGCCACTTTCAATCTGATTGGGTTGTTGGGCAGTCCCACCAGGGGTAACGCCAGCATAAACGCCCAAAGTTCCTATCAGCGTTACCATACCTACAATAATTGCAGTAAAGAAAATTTGCCCTATATCCTCCCAAATACGACCCATAATTGTCAGTACCAGCATAGTTAATGAAAACAAAGCTGATGCAATACAGTAAGGGCAAACAGTTTTGATTTGGCTAAATAATACATACATTAGATAGCTGCTGAAAACCGTCATGGAAATTGAGCCAATCAGCAAAAACATCCATGTTAAGTTTTCTATCTTCTGACGCTGCTCTTTATTTTCTCCACCTTTTAGAAGCAAAGGCGCAAGAGCAAACACCAACATACTGAAATACGCGAGAAAGCCAAACAAAGCTAGCGGTTGTCCGAGTACGGTTGCCCAAGGGCTGGAAAGAACGCTATTACATCCAGCACCCGTACCAGCAGCAGCAGAAGCAGCAGTACAAGCAGCCTCTCCTCCAGTGAACTTAACGATGGTTAAATAACCAGTAACTAAAGCACCGCAGGAAGCGATTCCTGCAATTAACAAACGCGAAAAGCGATGAATCCAAGGTGTAGAACGACGACGAATCATAAGCTAAAACATTATTAATTGAGATTAATAAATCGGAAATAGAGAGTAAATTAGAATTTTTATTCTAAACCTATATACAGTAAGCAATTCAAATTGGATTTCTATAGCTTAATTTAGTCAAAACTAGGATTAGCTGCAAGTAAACAAATTACTTTAGTTTTACTAGATTTAGAATAAATATGTCTCAACGATTCCAACAATAAAATATTGCTGCTATCGAATTGATTAATAACTACTACAAATCCTCAGCATCGCTATTCCCGATTTCCTTGTTTAAGAATGTAGCTTGAAAGATGATACTGATTCGGTTTGACCTTTGGAATTGTTGGAATTCAAGTTTTGTCGAGCAGCTTCCACAAACTGACTTACGCGGATTGGATCTATCGTTTGCTCGCGGTTACCGTGACGTTTTAGAGAACTAGAAACAATTACACCATCTGCAGCTTGCATTAGTGTAGCAATATTATCCCAACTCGCTCCACTACCCACAAATACCGGAGTACCTTTTGCCGCTCTGGATGCTAGTTCCAAATCCTGGGGATTCGGAGGATCTCCTGTAGCCCAACCAGATAAAATAACTGCATCTGCTAATCCACGTTCAATTGTATCTTGGACGGCGGTGGTCAAATTCACCGAACCTAAAGGACGAGCATGTTTAACCAAAACATCCGCCAGAATTTTCACCTCGCTGCCCAATTCTCGACGGTATCTTAATAATTGATGTGCTTCTCCTTCAATTAATCCTTGGTCTGTTGCCATCACTCCCGTCAATACGTTAACGCGAATAAATTGCGCTCCAGTACAACTTGCAATAGCGATCGCACTTCGAGCGTCATTCCGCAAAACGTTTAAACCAATAGGCACAGTAACCAAATTTTGGATGCGCTTAACTACAACAGTCATCGCGCTTACAACCGCCGGATCTACCTGATTCTTGGTAAATGGCGCATCAAAAAAATTTTCGATAATTATGCCATCAATTCCCCCGCTTGCAAGGGCGACTGCTTCTTGTTCGGCACGGTCAATTACCGCTTTGAGACTACCTCCCCAACGCGGCGATGTAGGCAACGGTAATAGGTGAACCACACCAATAATCGGTCTTCGTGTTTTAAATAAATGATATAAATCCACGTCTTTTCTATTTACGGACTCTTGGTGGTTTCCCGAGTTGAGCGCCAGTAGCGCATTTGTTGGCGGTAGAGCAACTGACGTTACTATAACTGATGTTACCGTGTATTCTGTTTAACAGGTAAAGCACGGTCACTTTTTGTTAAAGTCTAGTACGAGAATCAACCATTTTCATGAGCTATTCTTGCTACAAGCTTGATTTAAGCTTCGCCAAAAACATACGAAAACCATTTTACCTGGATTGACGCTATATCTTAAATCAAAGACAAATAATTTTCTTTACAAAATGCTTATTCAACAAAAGTAAATTACCTCCTCCTTCAGATGTAAATTGGCAAAAAATATTTCATAAGATATGTTAAGATAAAAGGTGATATAAGAGGAGTCTGCCGCTCGCCGATGCAGCGGCTTGCAGGTTTGCCTATAAAACGGTATAGTCTGCAACAGATACAGGCATTCGCTTGGGAAAGGGGTAGTATTACCGCTGGTGAAAGCGTAAATTAGCCTGGTATTAAATTTGCTAGGGTAGCGACTTCTCTACAAAAACCGATTTCAATCGGCTGCTTCCTAACGATTAAATCAGTATTTTACGGACTGCGGTAATGTTACACATCCAAACAACTAATATGTAAAAAAATAGAACAGACCAGGTGAGTATGGAAAGCTATTTAATATTTTTTAAAAGACGAATATAAATAGTTATACCTGATTCACAATCTCTTTGATGTCCGGTCGAGATAAAACTTTAATCTTATAGTTGGTTCATATCGGTTAAGAAGAGTTGGCTAAGGGAATTGATTTTTGCCGTTTATATATAAAGGTAAAACTTAAGACTCTTTAGTCATGACTTGAAACGTTTAACTCGAAACAGCGAAATATCTTTTATAATATGGGTGATAAGCCAACAATTGCAATTTCTCACCTAGGCTGCGAGAAAAATAGAATTGATACGGAGCATATGCTCGGTCTGCTAGTAGAAGCAGGTTACGGTGTGGACAGTAATGAAGAATTAGCAGATTATGTAATAGTCAATACTTGTAGTTTTATTGCAGCAGCACGTGAGGAATCTGTTAGAACCTTAGTTGAATTGGCAGAGGCTGATAAAAAAATAGTAATTACTGGCTGTATGGCGCAGCATTTCCAAGAGCAGTTATTGGAAGAGCTGCCAGAAGCTGTAGCCGTTGTAGGTACGGGTGATTATGACAAAATTGTTAATGTTATTGAGCGAACCCAGCTTGGCGAACGTGTTAAGCAAGTAAGCGCCGAACCTACTTTTATTGCCGATGAAACAACGCCTCGCTATCGGACTACATCAGAGGGTGTGGCTTACTTAAGGGTTGCTGAAGGGTGTGATTATCGTTGTGCATTTTGTATAATTCCTCACCTGCGAGGGAATCAACGTTCGCGTACTATTGAGTCAATAGTTGCCGAAGCGGAGCAGTTGGCATCTCAAGGAGTAAGGGAGATAATATTAATCTCTCAGATTACTACAAATTACGGTATAGATATTTACGGTAAGCCGCAGTTAGCAGAATTGCTTCGTGCTTTGAG comes from Rivularia sp. PCC 7116 and encodes:
- a CDS encoding vitamin K epoxide reductase family protein; this translates as MIRRRSTPWIHRFSRLLIAGIASCGALVTGYLTIVKFTGGEAACTAASAAAGTGAGCNSVLSSPWATVLGQPLALFGFLAYFSMLVFALAPLLLKGGENKEQRQKIENLTWMFLLIGSISMTVFSSYLMYVLFSQIKTVCPYCIASALFSLTMLVLTIMGRIWEDIGQIFFTAIIVGMVTLIGTLGVYAGVTPGGTAQQPNQIESGAINFVPKENPKPGIGWEITTTSGEAEIALARHLKDIGAQEYIAWWCPHCHDQKLLFGKEAYKEVPYTDCAPADNPNAQKPECRAAGIQSYPTWKIKGKTYTGAQSLEELAKASGYEGPTNFKYYLRR
- the btpA gene encoding photosystem I biogenesis protein BtpA, which produces MDLYHLFKTRRPIIGVVHLLPLPTSPRWGGSLKAVIDRAEQEAVALASGGIDGIIIENFFDAPFTKNQVDPAVVSAMTVVVKRIQNLVTVPIGLNVLRNDARSAIAIASCTGAQFIRVNVLTGVMATDQGLIEGEAHQLLRYRRELGSEVKILADVLVKHARPLGSVNLTTAVQDTIERGLADAVILSGWATGDPPNPQDLELASRAAKGTPVFVGSGASWDNIATLMQAADGVIVSSSLKRHGNREQTIDPIRVSQFVEAARQNLNSNNSKGQTESVSSFKLHS
- the nadB gene encoding L-aspartate oxidase; amino-acid sequence: MSENNFKNQFDVLVVGAGAAGLYTALCLPQNLQVGLITKETISLSASEWAQGGIAAAVSPQDSPQLHVEDTIVAGAGLCDRSVVEFLAEKASDCIQSLVDLGVSFDRKGSELALTLEAAHSRHRVLHAADTTGSQVVTTLSAQVLKRQNIKIIQQALALNLWLHPETKRTQGISLFFQNEVIWIRAGAVVLATGGGGQVFAQTTNPAISTGDGVAIAWQAGAILRDLEFMQFHPTALTKPGADRFLISEAVRGEGAHLVDNQGRRFAFDYHPSGELAPRDIVSRAIFTHLQNTEEDPTTANVWLDMRSISPERIRYRFPNIVKVCQRWGIDVFSEPIPVAPAAHYWMGGIQTDLMNRTSIPGLYAVGETASTGVHGANRLASNSLLECIVFGAQMSNLKIEETGFDQNQPLSSDRFEIESKDTKRELKFLQELRNEIPRLVWQAAGICREQSSLDRAVQNVESWQQEFANLKISKFLSCLHPPNSVIFESDNAQKMVLVWTQVRNLLDIAYLILKSAAFRTESRGGHYRLDYPQSNADWQVHTLVQDNHWWKEPVSDN
- the rimO gene encoding 30S ribosomal protein S12 methylthiotransferase RimO; amino-acid sequence: MGDKPTIAISHLGCEKNRIDTEHMLGLLVEAGYGVDSNEELADYVIVNTCSFIAAAREESVRTLVELAEADKKIVITGCMAQHFQEQLLEELPEAVAVVGTGDYDKIVNVIERTQLGERVKQVSAEPTFIADETTPRYRTTSEGVAYLRVAEGCDYRCAFCIIPHLRGNQRSRTIESIVAEAEQLASQGVREIILISQITTNYGIDIYGKPQLAELLRALSKVDVPWIRMHYAYPTGLTSDVIAAIKENSNVLPYLDLPLQHSHPEILRAMNRPWQGQVNDAVIENIKQALPDAVLRTTFIVGFPGETDEHFNHLCEFVERHEFDHVGVFTFSPEEGTKAYNLPLQVPQKLMDERRDVLMQIQQPISWRQNQQQVGKIVDVLVEQENPIRAELIGRSNRFAPEVDGQIYVRGEASLGSIVPVKINKADAYDLYGEVV
- a CDS encoding CHASE2 domain-containing protein, producing MGIRKKPIANLQQYIFPLQQSFFRKHRELITASIVLSCVIILRFLGLLQSLELTALDNFFQLRQVESLQERITIVAMDEKSLRNFNYWPISDSKLAELLLKIQDYQPRAIGLDIYRDLAVPPGTDKLNEVFESMPNLVGIELLPDSQNNQNSHVKAPPLLKEKDKIGINNTIQDADGKVRRGLLYAYFGKTYESFALKLALLYLKSENIVPKQAKNSQYLQLGKAKFIRFKPNDGGYVNADNGGYQFLSNFPKPACKQGCDGKPYGFRKLNVEKVLAGNVPENWIKDRIILIGYTAASLPDLKLTPYSNRFMGQELQAIPGVELQAYFTHEIISAALEGRQLMRVWSEPIEYLWIGIWAYMGAIIRWQFRSYVANFLWVLLLCSLLTGNSYLLFLNGWWIPLIPTLITYIASVVFVTAQIAHSQEEFKRSKEFLQQVINTVADPIFVKNEKHQWIVLNDAFSELIGCSKDELLDKCDYDLFPKHEADAFREKDEYVFRTQELLENEEKLTDTSNEVHFIATKRSLHRDAAGNLFLVGVTRDITKRKLLEDELKRTADELSRSNDELKLKEDRLRYIAYHDALTGLPNRKAFAEELHESLCWADNSNYLVALLFVDLDGFKQINDSLGHEMGDLLLVTVAQRLGNCLRGSDTVSRLGGDEFTIILRRIPHRQVAAKIADKILKSVTEPITLEGHSARVSASIGISIYPHTANNPEKLLKKADIAMYRAKRLGKNRHQFAE